Within Streptomyces sp. SS1-1, the genomic segment GGCAACATCCTCGTCTCCGACAAGGAACCGGGACCCGAGCTGGCCCTCGCCCTGCTCTCCGCGCGCCTGTGGCGGTCCCTCGCCGAGGAGTTCGGGCCGGCCGTCGAGTACGAGGCGAAGGGCGGCCTCGTCGTCGCGTCCTCCCCGGACGGGCTCACCGCCCTGGAACGGTTCGCCGCCGCGCAGCGCGCCGCCGGGGTCACCGCCGAACCCGTCACCGGCACCGGCCTGCACGACCTCGAACCCGACCTGGCCCCCGGCCTCCCCGGCGGCGTCCACTACCCGCAGGACAGCCAGGTCATGCCCGCCCTCGCCGCCGCCACCCTGGCCCGTGCCGCCAAGGCCCGCCTGCTGACCGGCGTCACCGTCACCGGCGTCCTGCTCACCCGCGCCGGCGCGGTCCGCGGCGTCCGCACCGACCGGGGCGACCTGCACGCCCCCGCCGTCGTCAACGCGGCCGGCACCTGGGGCGGCGACCTCGCCGCGCTCGCGGGCGTGCACCTCCCCGTCCTGCCCCGGCGCGGCTTCGTCCTCGTCACCGAGCCGCTGCCGCGCCGGATCCGGCACAAGGTGTACGCCGCCGACTACGTGGCCGACGTGGCCAGCGACTCGGCCGCGCTGCAGACGTCCCCGGTCGTCGAGGGCACGGCCGCGGGGCCCGTGCTGATCGGCGCCAGCCGTGAACGCGTCGGCTTCGACCGGACGTTCTCGCTGCCCGTCGTCCGGGCGCTGGCCGCCGGCGCCACCCGGCTCTTCCCGTTCCTCCGGGACGTCCACGCGATGCGCGCCTACCTCGGCTTCCGCCCGTACACGCCGGACCACCTGCCCGCCGTCGGCCCCGACCCGCGCGTCCCCGGACTGTTCCACGCCTGCGGCCACGAGGGCGCCGGCATCGGACTGGCCCCCGCCACAGGGCACCTCGTCGCCCAGACCCTGACCGGGCGCACCCTCGATCTCGACCTGACGCCGTTCCGCCCCGACCGCTTCCCCGAGGAGGCCGCGTGAGAACCCCCCTGGACCTCGCCGACGCCCACCCCGGCCCCGCCTTCACGGTGACCCTCGACGGACGGGAGATCCAGGCGCTGCCCGGCCACACCGTCGCCGCCGCCCTCTGGACGGCCGGCGTCACGTCCTGGCGCACCACCCGCGCCGGGGGCCGCCCGCGCGG encodes:
- a CDS encoding NAD(P)/FAD-dependent oxidoreductase; protein product: MSEGLTCDVVVVGAGITGAACALYAARAGLDVILVDRGPVAGGTTGAGEGNILVSDKEPGPELALALLSARLWRSLAEEFGPAVEYEAKGGLVVASSPDGLTALERFAAAQRAAGVTAEPVTGTGLHDLEPDLAPGLPGGVHYPQDSQVMPALAAATLARAAKARLLTGVTVTGVLLTRAGAVRGVRTDRGDLHAPAVVNAAGTWGGDLAALAGVHLPVLPRRGFVLVTEPLPRRIRHKVYAADYVADVASDSAALQTSPVVEGTAAGPVLIGASRERVGFDRTFSLPVVRALAAGATRLFPFLRDVHAMRAYLGFRPYTPDHLPAVGPDPRVPGLFHACGHEGAGIGLAPATGHLVAQTLTGRTLDLDLTPFRPDRFPEEAA
- a CDS encoding (2Fe-2S)-binding protein, yielding MRTPLDLADAHPGPAFTVTLDGREIQALPGHTVAAALWTAGVTSWRTTRAGGRPRGLFCGIGVCFDCLVTVNDRPNQRACLVRLRPGDAISTQDGTGHDA